The uncultured Bacteroides sp. DNA segment TCACATAAGTATGCTTTTGTTTCTCCAAAATCCATTTGTGAAGCATTGCTTCCCTTCGCTTTTCTATAACTATATCCTTCAAGCTTTGGTAATCATCGGTAATTGTAGCCTTATGCCCATTAATTCTTGTTTTCAACTTTACAATGGCACAAACCTCTTTTCCGTCCTTCTCATTCACTAAGGTGAATGCTTTAGAGATCTCACCTACATTCAATTTATCTACAACTTTAGCTATTTCTTGTGGCAATTGTTGCATTTCAAACTTAGAAGTATTGGTGCTAGGATTAGGCATCAAACCATGGTTATTGCGGGTCTCTTTATCCTGCGAAATAACTGAGGCGGCCTCATCAAAAGAAAATTTACCTTTACGTATATCGTCTGCTATTGAATCGAGCTTTAGTGTAGCAGAAGAGAGTTCTTTATAAGAAACCTTGGGCTTAACCAAGATATGGCGGGTATTAATACGGTCACCACGTTTTTCTATAAGTTGGATAATATGAAAACCAAATTCAGATTCTACTATTTTAGAGACCTTCTTGGTGTCCTGAAGATTAAAAGCAACATTTGCGTATTCAGGAACAAGTTCTCCACGGCCCTTAAATCCAATTTCGCCACCACGCATAGCCGATCCTTTGTCTTCTGAATAAAGTAAAGCTAACGTCGAAAAATCCATTTCCCCCTTATTTATGCGATCAGTATATTCACGCAATTTCCTTTTCACATCCTCAATTTCATCTATTGGGATTTTAGGTTGCAAGGTAACAATCTGTACTTCTACTTGAGTGGGTATATAAGGAATACTATCTTGAGGGATGTCTTTAAAATAGCGGCGGACTTCTGCCGGAATCACTTTGATTTCACCAACCAGTTTCTGTTGCATCTTCTGCACAGTCAAACCATCGCGCACATTCTCACGCATAGTTTCGCGAATTTGAGTAGATGTTTTATTGAAATACTCCTCCATCTTTTCCTTTGAACCCATCATCTGAATGTATTGATTGGTCATCATCTCGACACGCTGAATCACCTCGGATTCGGAAACATCAATACTATCAAGTACTGCTTGATGCAAAAATAGTTTCTGTGTAGCCAGCTCTTCAGGAATGACGCAATAAGGATCTCCATCAAATTTCCGCCCCTCATACTGAGCGTTCATCCGTGCCTCCTCTACGTCAGATTTGAGAATTGCCTCATCACCTACAACCCAAACGACCTCGTCAATCACATTGTCTTGTCCATATACCGTTGAACCTGCAACGAGCATCAAGGCGAATAAAACAACAAACCGAAAGTTCACAAACTTCTTCATTCTTTGTATTTAATAATTTATAATCTTTTTATCACTCATTGCTCGTTGATACAAATCGTCTTTTACTTTTTTCATGAAATCAAGCTGTTTCTTATTTACAAGCATATCTTTTACTTCAAATTTTGCAAGTTCATAAGGCTTCTGTTCTCCTGATTTACGATAGTCGCTCACGTTCAGAAAATAATAATACGCAGTATCTTTCAATTCAACCTGACGATTCATTCGCAAATAATTCTCGGGATCCAAGACTTTAAGTGGAATCCGATCCAAAAGGTCAGATAACGAAACCCATTTATCATAGAAATATTCATAGCTAACAGCATTCTGTAAACTGTATTTTTCTAAATGATCTATTGCTTCACTTGTTTCCAACTTATACCATTTACGTACTCTATTTACCTGCGGAGCCGTTAATGGTAGCTTTATAAACAATCCTTTTATCAGCGGATGCTCTAAAATAAACAGATTCCTATTTTTCTCATAGTAATCGACTATTTCCTGTTCCGAAAGCTCTTCCGCTAGTTTCTGATTGATAAGTTCCTGCTGATAAGTATGCATTATCAGTGCTTTTCTGTAATTTTCTACTAATTTATCAATTTCACTATTCTCTGGAATATTACTTTTTGCTTTATTGTACAACAAAACATCTTCCGTCCAGTTACGAATATAATGCTTGGCAAAGAGCAGACTATCGTCTTTGGACAAGCCCGGAGGGATAGCTGCATACAAATCTTCTTTGTATAAAAAGTTTTCATCGACCTCTACTAAAGGCGTCTTCCCTGTATGATCATCCTTACGCATACATGACCCGAAAAAAGAAGCAAAGATTAGTAAAGAGATAACAATCTTCATTGTAAGCTGAATATATAATATACGAAGATAATGTAATAATTGCTTGCTTCAGTGATTATTAACTGTTTTTAAAACCTCTTGGTTAATTTCAACCTTACCTTTCGCACGCAAATGCTCCATCCACAAAGCTTCAAGGTATTCTTGATAATCAACGACCAAAGGCCCCCTAACATCGTTATAACTATCCGGACCTTTCACCTTCTCCCCAATAACAATGGTATATGGGAAAGCCTCCAAAGGTACAAAATCTCCTTTTTTAAAAATAATTTTATCGACATATTTATTACTTCCCTCAACAAAAATACCTTGTTCCAGTTTTATTTCGGGAACTGACGCTCTATTAAATGTCTTTAGAATTACGTCGGACCACTGTTCATATGGTAATTTTCTCACCAATTTCTTGGCTTTTTTAGCTATTTTATTATTCACGGAATGTAGCACCAAACCTCTATAGCGAGGTTTTTCCCAGAAGTAATTTTCTTTATGTGTTTTAAAAAAGGCTTTTAAACCTACTTCATCATTAGAAGCCGGTTCCCATATCTCTCGATTACTAATCTCAAACAGTAAAATGCCGTCCCTATACTCTTGCATCAAATACCGAAAATCGGGATACTTCATCTCTAAACGCTCATTTTCATAATCAAGCATGGATTTAGTAACAAAATGACTCAACTGTTTTCTAATTTCCTGAGGATGTCCTTCAGCAAAACGCTCAAAGTCAACACCTGTATAAACACGTCCATCGATAGTGAAAAGAACTTTATCCGTTTTTCCACGAGTATATAGTTCCTGTATATTTTCTTCTCTTGAAATATAGTGATATTCCATTTTCAGTTTTTCAACCAAAGCCTCAGCTCCTTTATCTTCTCCATATTGACGGGTAAGACGTCTGAGTATTTCACCACGAACCTCTTTAAAGGGAGGAATATCTCTCGTCTCTAGTACTTTAACAATATGCAATCCTTTGGGGGTGAAGAAAGGTTTAGATAGTTCATTCTTCCTCATAGAAAAGACTACTCTTTCAAACTCCTCAGGCATTTGCAACCATCCTACCCAAAACG contains these protein-coding regions:
- a CDS encoding peptidylprolyl isomerase; its protein translation is MKKFVNFRFVVLFALMLVAGSTVYGQDNVIDEVVWVVGDEAILKSDVEEARMNAQYEGRKFDGDPYCVIPEELATQKLFLHQAVLDSIDVSESEVIQRVEMMTNQYIQMMGSKEKMEEYFNKTSTQIRETMRENVRDGLTVQKMQQKLVGEIKVIPAEVRRYFKDIPQDSIPYIPTQVEVQIVTLQPKIPIDEIEDVKRKLREYTDRINKGEMDFSTLALLYSEDKGSAMRGGEIGFKGRGELVPEYANVAFNLQDTKKVSKIVESEFGFHIIQLIEKRGDRINTRHILVKPKVSYKELSSATLKLDSIADDIRKGKFSFDEAASVISQDKETRNNHGLMPNPSTNTSKFEMQQLPQEIAKVVDKLNVGEISKAFTLVNEKDGKEVCAIVKLKTRINGHKATITDDYQSLKDIVIEKRREAMLHKWILEKQKHTYVRINDNWKNCSFKYPGWIKD
- a CDS encoding peptidyl-prolyl cis-trans isomerase, whose protein sequence is MKIVISLLIFASFFGSCMRKDDHTGKTPLVEVDENFLYKEDLYAAIPPGLSKDDSLLFAKHYIRNWTEDVLLYNKAKSNIPENSEIDKLVENYRKALIMHTYQQELINQKLAEELSEQEIVDYYEKNRNLFILEHPLIKGLFIKLPLTAPQVNRVRKWYKLETSEAIDHLEKYSLQNAVSYEYFYDKWVSLSDLLDRIPLKVLDPENYLRMNRQVELKDTAYYYFLNVSDYRKSGEQKPYELAKFEVKDMLVNKKQLDFMKKVKDDLYQRAMSDKKIINY
- a CDS encoding peptidylprolyl isomerase, giving the protein MKIFFLSFALSLLSIYAMGQQDPVLMRIKNKDITRSEFEYSYNKNKNFSGGEHKKIDEYVALFVDFKLKVAAAEAARIDTTRAFRDELGGYRRQLAKSYLTDEIAEDEYANQVYEKMKKNSRAGQVLVAQIFKYLPQNASAQELRGAQFLMDSIYDVLEKDPQADFLRYVNKYSDETKPFWVGWLQMPEEFERVVFSMRKNELSKPFFTPKGLHIVKVLETRDIPPFKEVRGEILRRLTRQYGEDKGAEALVEKLKMEYHYISREENIQELYTRGKTDKVLFTIDGRVYTGVDFERFAEGHPQEIRKQLSHFVTKSMLDYENERLEMKYPDFRYLMQEYRDGILLFEISNREIWEPASNDEVGLKAFFKTHKENYFWEKPRYRGLVLHSVNNKIAKKAKKLVRKLPYEQWSDVILKTFNRASVPEIKLEQGIFVEGSNKYVDKIIFKKGDFVPLEAFPYTIVIGEKVKGPDSYNDVRGPLVVDYQEYLEALWMEHLRAKGKVEINQEVLKTVNNH